A stretch of the Bacillus anthracis str. Vollum genome encodes the following:
- a CDS encoding amino acid ABC transporter substrate-binding protein, with protein sequence MKKLFSVLAVTTLAIGIVAGCGKEEKKDTASQDALQKIKQSGELVIGTEGTYPPFTFHDSSNKLTGFDVELAEEVAKRLGVKPVFKETQWDSLLAGLDAKRFDMVANEVGIREDRQKKYDFSKPYVSSSAALVIAKDKDKPATFADVKGLKGAQSLTSNYADIAKKNGAEIIGVEGFSQAAELLASGRVDFTINDKLSVLNYLETKKDAKIKIVDTEKEASESGFLFRKGSTKLVQEVDKALEDMKKDGTYDKITKKWFGENVSK encoded by the coding sequence ATGAAGAAATTATTTTCAGTGCTTGCAGTAACTACATTAGCGATCGGGATTGTAGCCGGCTGCGGTAAAGAAGAGAAAAAAGATACAGCTAGTCAAGACGCATTACAAAAGATTAAACAAAGCGGAGAACTTGTAATTGGTACAGAAGGTACATACCCACCATTTACGTTCCACGATTCAAGCAATAAATTAACTGGATTTGACGTTGAATTAGCAGAAGAAGTTGCAAAACGTTTAGGAGTAAAACCTGTATTTAAAGAAACACAATGGGATAGCTTACTTGCTGGTTTAGATGCGAAACGCTTTGATATGGTTGCAAACGAAGTTGGTATTCGTGAAGACCGTCAAAAGAAATATGATTTCTCTAAACCATACGTTTCATCTTCAGCGGCATTAGTTATCGCAAAAGATAAAGATAAACCTGCTACATTTGCTGATGTAAAAGGATTAAAAGGAGCACAATCTTTAACAAGTAACTATGCAGATATCGCTAAGAAAAACGGTGCAGAAATTATTGGTGTAGAAGGATTTAGCCAAGCAGCAGAACTATTAGCTTCAGGACGCGTTGATTTCACAATCAATGATAAATTATCAGTGTTAAATTATTTAGAAACGAAAAAAGATGCGAAAATTAAAATTGTAGATACAGAAAAAGAAGCTTCAGAAAGTGGATTCTTATTCCGTAAAGGTAGCACTAAGCTTGTACAAGAAGTAGATAAAGCGTTAGAAGATATGAAAAAAGACGGTACGTATGACAAAATAACGAAAAAATGGTTTGGTGAAAATGTATCTAAGTAG
- a CDS encoding ABC transporter ATP-binding protein produces the protein MFSVLLKLKWFFKEHWKRYSIAIGALLIVNIVEVIPPKVLGVTIDNIKTGTLSNEAIIQSILILIGVTIVGYGLTFVWQHQLFGGAFVLEKTMRSKFMGHLLKMTPTFYQKNRTGDLMARATNDLKAIAMTAGFGILTLVDSSLYMLTIVFMMGFTISWELTFAALIPLPIMAYAMNIYGKKLHERFTVAQDAFGDMNDKVLESIAGVRVIRAYVQENADQERFHQLGDDVYEKNMKVARIDALFQPTVKMLVGLSYLIGLVYGAYLVFQSKVTLGELVSFNVYLGMMIWPMFAIGELINVMQRGNASLDRVNETLAYEPDVKDPKHPKLVQEPDYIQFDDVTFSYPSSTETNLKKVSFTLKQGETLGVVGKTGSGKTTLVRQLLRQYPLGDGDIAVSDVTLDKMTNENVLGWIGYVPQEHISFSKTARENILFGNREATEEELEKAIEIAAFKKDLEFLPEGLETLVGEKGVSLSGGQKQRISIARAVIQNPEILILDDSLSAVDARTEAAIIENIRTERSGKTTIITTHRLSAVQHADWILVMDEGEVMEEGTHDQLIQKGGWYAEQFERQQGESESADSGVKI, from the coding sequence TTGTTTTCAGTATTACTAAAGTTAAAGTGGTTTTTTAAGGAGCACTGGAAGAGATATAGTATCGCCATTGGAGCTCTTTTAATTGTGAATATAGTGGAAGTTATTCCCCCGAAAGTGTTGGGGGTTACGATAGATAATATAAAAACAGGAACGTTATCGAACGAAGCTATTATACAGTCTATTCTTATTTTAATTGGGGTTACGATAGTTGGATATGGCCTCACTTTCGTATGGCAACATCAATTGTTTGGCGGTGCATTCGTGCTTGAGAAGACGATGCGCTCTAAATTTATGGGCCATTTACTTAAGATGACGCCGACTTTTTATCAAAAAAATCGTACTGGTGATTTAATGGCGAGAGCAACGAATGATTTAAAAGCAATCGCTATGACAGCTGGTTTTGGTATATTAACGCTCGTAGATTCGAGTTTATATATGCTTACGATTGTCTTTATGATGGGATTTACAATTAGTTGGGAGCTTACATTTGCGGCACTTATACCACTTCCAATTATGGCATATGCGATGAATATATATGGAAAGAAATTGCATGAAAGATTTACAGTTGCGCAAGATGCGTTCGGTGATATGAATGATAAAGTACTTGAGTCAATCGCTGGTGTGCGCGTGATTCGCGCATACGTACAAGAAAATGCAGATCAAGAAAGATTTCATCAGTTAGGGGATGACGTCTATGAAAAGAATATGAAGGTAGCAAGAATCGATGCACTATTCCAACCAACTGTGAAAATGCTTGTCGGATTGAGTTATTTAATTGGTTTAGTGTATGGCGCATATCTTGTATTCCAATCAAAGGTGACACTTGGTGAACTTGTTTCCTTTAACGTGTATTTAGGGATGATGATTTGGCCGATGTTTGCAATTGGGGAATTAATTAATGTTATGCAAAGAGGAAATGCATCACTCGACCGTGTAAATGAAACGTTAGCGTATGAACCAGATGTAAAGGATCCGAAACATCCAAAGCTTGTACAAGAGCCGGATTATATTCAGTTTGATGATGTTACCTTTTCATATCCTTCATCAACTGAAACAAATTTAAAAAAGGTTTCGTTTACATTAAAACAAGGGGAAACGCTTGGGGTTGTTGGAAAAACCGGAAGCGGAAAAACGACGCTTGTACGTCAGCTTCTTCGCCAATATCCGCTTGGAGATGGGGATATTGCAGTCTCTGATGTGACGTTAGATAAAATGACGAATGAAAATGTGCTTGGGTGGATTGGTTATGTACCGCAGGAACATATTTCATTCTCAAAAACAGCGCGGGAAAATATTTTATTCGGAAATAGGGAAGCGACGGAAGAAGAACTTGAGAAAGCGATTGAAATTGCGGCGTTTAAAAAGGATTTAGAGTTTTTGCCAGAAGGGTTAGAAACGCTTGTTGGAGAGAAAGGTGTTTCTTTATCAGGAGGGCAAAAACAAAGGATTTCAATTGCACGAGCTGTTATTCAAAATCCAGAAATTTTAATTTTGGACGATTCTTTATCAGCTGTTGATGCTCGTACGGAAGCGGCGATTATTGAAAATATAAGAACAGAGAGAAGTGGAAAGACGACGATTATTACGACGCACCGTTTATCTGCCGTACAACATGCGGATTGGATTCTCGTTATGGATGAGGGAGAAGTAATGGAAGAAGGTACGCATGATCAGCTTATCCAAAAGGGAGGCTGGTATGCGGAGCAGTTTGAAAGACAACAAGGTGAAAGTGAAAGTGCGGATAGTGGGGTGAAAATATGA